From one Desulfurobacterium thermolithotrophum DSM 11699 genomic stretch:
- a CDS encoding RNA-guided endonuclease InsQ/TnpB family protein — protein MLLTLSISTIKRSTCNKLKRASKTFQQFKNLLYLCALEYHKNTKDIKPFLLKTFLEKFIKGRENLPFENENIRNWKKELVVLWTEKIGSDTAKALVGVVAKEFKNILEKWKKGEKASLPKPRKLNTLYSFTLETNPNMVVDKRKLQGKRNSNHIVVRIGKDFGAVKFKVPESLKIKHIKINWSASGEVTYLTSYEVPKSEVILNKEFFLSIDLGVKNLISAVSNKEDLPSFIINGNPLKAFNQWVNKLSTKLQSEGKELEHKKLWNYRKKRIEQIFGMVSNFIVTICLKEGIGRVIISDSLTKEYKKEGTKGKRFNQEFRQIPLGKLIQKLEYKCKLAGIEFLKEPEPYTSQVSSITGNIEEITGKDKKEITEEDVKKLKITGKRIKRGLFKDLKLNKVFNADLNGALNIAIKKLGKRVREGFLKLSNWIDKLSRAVRITLFPHEKYSLSLFKEIRDSSSYLAKGSEGHLLTIANEC, from the coding sequence TTGCTCCTTACCTTATCCATCTCCACTATCAAAAGAAGCACCTGTAACAAACTAAAAAGAGCTTCAAAAACCTTCCAGCAGTTTAAAAATCTTCTTTACCTATGTGCGTTAGAATATCACAAAAACACAAAAGATATAAAACCCTTTCTATTAAAAACATTCCTCGAAAAATTCATTAAAGGTAGAGAAAACCTACCTTTTGAGAATGAAAATATAAGAAACTGGAAGAAAGAACTTGTTGTTTTGTGGACTGAAAAGATAGGTTCAGACACAGCAAAAGCTCTCGTTGGAGTTGTGGCAAAGGAGTTCAAAAATATCCTAGAAAAGTGGAAAAAAGGAGAAAAAGCATCACTTCCAAAGCCAAGAAAGCTAAATACTCTTTACTCCTTCACTCTTGAAACAAATCCCAATATGGTTGTAGATAAAAGAAAACTTCAAGGAAAAAGAAATTCTAACCACATAGTAGTTAGAATTGGAAAAGATTTTGGAGCAGTTAAGTTTAAAGTTCCTGAAAGTTTAAAAATAAAACATATCAAAATAAACTGGTCAGCATCAGGAGAAGTAACTTATCTAACAAGCTATGAAGTTCCTAAAAGTGAAGTTATTCTAAACAAAGAGTTTTTCCTCTCAATTGACTTGGGAGTCAAGAATTTGATTTCTGCAGTTTCCAACAAAGAGGATTTACCGTCGTTTATCATCAATGGCAATCCCTTAAAAGCATTCAACCAATGGGTAAACAAGCTATCAACAAAACTCCAAAGTGAAGGAAAAGAATTAGAACACAAGAAACTCTGGAATTATAGGAAAAAGAGGATAGAACAGATATTTGGGATGGTATCAAACTTTATAGTTACTATCTGTTTAAAAGAAGGAATAGGAAGAGTAATCATTTCAGACTCTTTGACTAAAGAATACAAAAAAGAAGGGACAAAAGGAAAAAGATTCAATCAAGAGTTTAGACAAATACCACTTGGTAAGCTGATACAAAAACTAGAGTATAAATGCAAGTTAGCTGGAATAGAATTTTTGAAAGAACCAGAACCTTATACATCTCAAGTTTCTTCAATAACAGGTAACATAGAAGAAATAACAGGAAAGGACAAAAAAGAAATAACAGAAGAAGACGTGAAGAAACTAAAAATTACAGGTAAAAGGATAAAGAGAGGTCTTTTCAAAGACTTAAAACTCAACAAAGTTTTTAATGCAGACCTTAATGGAGCTTTAAATATTGCGATTAAGAAGCTCGGAAAAAGAGTCAGAGAAGGATTTTTAAAACTTTCAAACTGGATAGATAAGCTCAGTAGAGCTGTTAGGATAACTCTTTTTCCACATGAAAAGTATTCCCTGAGTCTCTTTAAGGAGATAAGGGATAGTAGTTCCTACCTTGCAAAAGGTAGCGAAGGACATCTGTTAACGATAGCTAATGAATGCTAA
- the queA gene encoding tRNA preQ1(34) S-adenosylmethionine ribosyltransferase-isomerase QueA, with protein sequence MKVSDFDYKLPKELIAKFPVEPRDSSRLMVLNKNTGKIEHRIFKDIVEYLKAGDVLVINDTKVIPARLFGKLDTGGKVEILLVRQPGLNTWEVMAKPARKLKKGRKISFDEELEAVVKEYSGEGKRIIEFVIKSNKDFMEKIEEIGHIPLPPYIEREEKPEDREKYQTVFARKEGAVAAPTAGLHFTTELLENLKSKGIIIKNITLHVGPGTFKPVKVENVEDHQMDYETYYVPEDTAIEINRAKEEGRRVIAVGTTVTRTLESAADESGKVKQGEDSTNLFIYPGYKFKVIDALITNFHLPRSTLLMLVSAFAGKERILNAYKEAVRKGYRFYSYGDAMFIF encoded by the coding sequence ATGAAAGTAAGCGATTTTGACTACAAACTTCCTAAGGAATTGATAGCAAAGTTTCCTGTCGAGCCAAGAGACTCTTCAAGACTTATGGTTCTTAATAAAAACACGGGAAAAATAGAACACCGAATCTTTAAAGATATAGTTGAGTATTTAAAAGCCGGAGATGTTCTTGTCATAAACGATACAAAAGTAATACCTGCAAGACTTTTTGGAAAACTTGATACTGGTGGAAAAGTAGAAATCCTACTTGTTAGGCAACCTGGACTTAATACATGGGAAGTAATGGCAAAACCTGCAAGAAAACTAAAAAAAGGAAGGAAAATTTCTTTTGACGAAGAACTTGAAGCAGTTGTTAAAGAATATAGTGGAGAAGGAAAAAGAATTATTGAGTTTGTAATAAAATCCAATAAAGACTTTATGGAAAAGATAGAGGAAATCGGACATATTCCTCTTCCCCCTTACATAGAGAGAGAAGAAAAACCTGAGGATAGAGAAAAGTATCAGACAGTTTTTGCAAGAAAGGAAGGTGCAGTTGCGGCTCCAACTGCAGGATTGCATTTTACTACTGAACTTCTTGAAAATTTAAAGAGCAAAGGAATTATAATTAAAAACATAACTCTTCATGTAGGTCCTGGAACTTTTAAACCTGTGAAGGTAGAAAACGTGGAAGATCACCAAATGGATTATGAAACTTACTATGTTCCAGAAGATACAGCCATTGAGATAAACAGAGCAAAAGAAGAAGGGAGACGAGTAATAGCTGTTGGAACAACTGTTACAAGAACGTTAGAAAGCGCAGCAGATGAAAGCGGAAAAGTAAAGCAAGGAGAAGATTCTACAAATCTCTTTATCTATCCAGGATACAAATTTAAAGTAATAGATGCACTTATAACAAACTTTCATTTACCCCGTTCTACACTTTTAATGCTTGTAAGTGCTTTTGCGGGTAAAGAGAGGATACTAAATGCTTACAAAGAGGCTGTTAGGAAAGGTTATCGTTTTTATAGCTACGGTGATGCTATGTTCATTTTCTAA